A stretch of the Tissierellales bacterium genome encodes the following:
- the scfB gene encoding thioether cross-link-forming SCIFF peptide maturase produces MALHLYEMNGKKMALDINSGSVHVVDDLTYEALSLSEKLPHDEAIKTLSEKYPNEKESIKEIFGELKELEEQGMLNADDIYGKYANQTMNQTVKALCLHVAHDCNLRCNYCFASQGDYKGCSELMPLEVGKKALDFIVRASKGRRNLDVDFFGGEPLMNWDVVKKLVAYGRELEKEHNKNFRFTITTNGVLLDEEKIDFINENMHNVVLSLDGRKEVNDKMRPTPNGKGSYDTIVPKFQRLIEKRGQREYFIRGTFTRYNLDFAEDVKHYKDLGFDITSLEPVVTDPKMDYAIREEDLDTVLNEYEKLSAMYIDMKKENPNFTFYHFVADLNQGPCVIRKITGCGAGSSYLAVTPKGDLYPCHQFVDNPDFKLGDVETGVVKTELVEDFSKVNVYSKPECSDCWAKFYCSGGCMANAFHANGDVTKPYKVGCEMEKKRIECALSVAANLEGDE; encoded by the coding sequence ATGGCACTACACTTGTATGAAATGAATGGCAAAAAAATGGCATTAGATATAAATAGTGGTTCGGTACATGTGGTTGATGATTTGACGTATGAAGCATTGTCTTTAAGCGAAAAATTACCTCATGATGAGGCAATCAAAACTTTGAGCGAAAAATATCCAAATGAAAAAGAATCTATCAAGGAAATATTTGGTGAACTTAAAGAGTTAGAAGAACAAGGAATGTTAAACGCTGATGATATTTATGGAAAATATGCGAATCAAACTATGAATCAAACAGTAAAGGCGCTTTGCCTTCATGTAGCACATGATTGTAATTTAAGATGTAATTATTGCTTTGCATCACAAGGGGACTATAAGGGTTGTTCAGAGCTTATGCCTCTTGAAGTAGGTAAAAAAGCTTTAGATTTTATAGTTAGAGCATCTAAGGGAAGAAGAAATCTAGATGTCGATTTCTTTGGCGGAGAACCACTTATGAACTGGGATGTTGTAAAGAAATTAGTTGCATATGGTAGAGAATTAGAAAAAGAACACAATAAGAATTTTAGATTTACTATAACTACAAATGGTGTACTTCTTGATGAAGAAAAAATTGATTTTATAAACGAGAATATGCACAATGTGGTACTATCATTAGATGGTAGAAAAGAAGTAAATGATAAGATGAGACCTACTCCAAATGGAAAAGGTAGCTATGACACTATAGTTCCTAAATTCCAAAGATTAATAGAGAAACGTGGTCAAAGAGAGTACTTTATTCGTGGAACATTTACTAGATATAATTTAGATTTCGCTGAAGATGTTAAACATTACAAAGATTTAGGTTTTGATATTACATCATTAGAACCAGTTGTTACTGATCCTAAGATGGATTATGCTATTCGTGAAGAAGATTTGGATACAGTATTGAATGAATACGAAAAATTATCTGCTATGTATATTGATATGAAAAAAGAAAATCCTAATTTTACATTTTATCATTTCGTAGCCGATTTAAATCAAGGGCCTTGTGTTATAAGAAAAATAACAGGATGTGGAGCTGGTTCGAGTTATTTAGCAGTTACTCCTAAAGGAGATCTTTATCCATGTCATCAATTTGTAGATAATCCAGATTTCAAGCTTGGAGATGTTGAAACAGGAGTCGTAAAAACAGAGCTAGTAGAAGATTTTAGCAAGGTAAATGTTTATTCAAAACCAGAGTGTTCTGATTGCTGGGCTAAATTTTACTGTAGTGGTGGATGTATGGCAAATGCGTTCCATGCGAATGGAGATGTTACGAAGCCTTATAAAGTAGGATGTGAAATGGAGAAAAAGCGTATAGAGTGTGCACTTTCTGTAGCAGCTAATTTAGAAGGAGATGAATAA
- a CDS encoding gamma carbonic anhydrase family protein codes for MIKSYEGYNPEVDEDAYISESADVIGKVVLKSKSSIWYHTVLRGDLEPIYVGERSNVQDNSTLHTSAGNPVKIGNGVTIGHNVILHGCEIKDNSLIGMGAIVLDGAIIESDVLLGAGSLVPPGKVIPSGSLALGSPAKVIRELTEEEKKHIRENAKEYVDFSEKHAGKSVK; via the coding sequence ATGATTAAATCTTACGAAGGATATAATCCAGAAGTAGATGAAGATGCTTATATTTCAGAATCAGCAGATGTTATTGGAAAAGTAGTACTGAAGTCAAAGAGTTCTATTTGGTATCATACGGTTTTAAGAGGAGATTTGGAGCCAATTTATGTTGGAGAGAGAAGCAATGTACAGGATAACTCAACACTTCATACTTCAGCAGGTAATCCAGTTAAGATTGGAAATGGAGTTACTATAGGTCATAATGTTATTTTACATGGGTGTGAGATTAAGGATAATTCACTCATTGGTATGGGAGCTATAGTTCTCGATGGAGCTATAATCGAAAGCGATGTGTTACTTGGTGCAGGAAGTTTAGTTCCACCTGGAAAAGTAATTCCAAGTGGCTCACTAGCACTGGGATCTCCAGCAAAAGTAATTAGAGAGTTAACAGAAGAAGAAAAAAAGCATATAAGAGAAAATGCAAAAGAGTATGTTGATTTTTCAGAAAAGCACGCTGGAAAAAGCGTCAAATAA
- the secD gene encoding protein translocase subunit SecD produces the protein MSKKNLMVFVIILALVCSAAFVAVNGAKIGEYTISPLRDQVKLGLDLEGGVFVVLEAKTDLTGTELAEKMADAKSIIDQRINGMGVGETNTTIEGDKRIRVELPGVDDVNKAIDIIGKTAELQFISLKEGFPEDTKPEDTTKYLLENGKVIVTGANVKDSKPQKQEDKVTGAREDVVALSFDEEGAKRFEDATVELSKLPSRQARTIYIVLDGEIISAPALTPGLIITDGQSVIQGSFTYESATELAMLIRGGALPVELEEVQSSVIGPTLGLESLDKSIFAAMIGLAIVFAFMIVFYRLPGFVADISLVIYILLLFGTMNLIGATLTLPGIAGIILSIGMAVDANVVIFERIKEEIRLGKSVRSSVESGFKRALTTVMDANITTLIAGIVLYAFGTGPIKGFAVTLIIGLIASLITAVFITRYLLKLLVGSSKAIAKNKSLFGVKVKEVA, from the coding sequence ATGAGCAAGAAAAATCTTATGGTATTTGTCATCATTTTAGCGTTAGTTTGCTCTGCAGCATTTGTAGCAGTTAATGGTGCTAAAATTGGCGAATACACAATTTCACCACTTAGAGATCAGGTGAAACTTGGACTTGACTTAGAAGGTGGAGTTTTCGTAGTACTAGAGGCAAAAACAGATTTAACAGGAACGGAATTAGCAGAAAAAATGGCTGACGCAAAATCTATAATAGATCAGCGTATCAATGGTATGGGTGTTGGAGAGACAAACACTACTATTGAGGGAGATAAGCGAATTCGTGTTGAACTTCCAGGTGTAGATGATGTCAATAAAGCGATTGATATCATTGGTAAAACTGCTGAACTACAATTTATTAGTTTGAAAGAAGGATTCCCAGAAGATACGAAACCTGAAGATACTACAAAGTATTTACTAGAAAATGGTAAAGTTATAGTTACAGGTGCAAATGTTAAGGATTCAAAACCACAAAAGCAAGAGGATAAGGTTACAGGAGCTCGTGAAGATGTTGTTGCACTTTCTTTTGATGAAGAAGGAGCAAAGCGTTTTGAAGATGCAACTGTTGAGTTGTCAAAACTACCAAGTCGTCAAGCAAGAACGATATATATTGTACTAGATGGTGAAATAATAAGTGCACCAGCATTGACTCCAGGACTTATAATAACTGATGGTCAATCTGTTATTCAAGGAAGTTTCACATATGAGAGTGCAACTGAACTTGCTATGCTTATTCGTGGTGGAGCACTTCCAGTTGAACTTGAAGAAGTACAATCTTCTGTAATTGGACCAACACTTGGTTTAGAATCATTAGATAAGAGTATTTTTGCAGCTATGATAGGACTTGCTATTGTATTTGCATTTATGATTGTGTTCTATAGATTACCAGGATTTGTTGCCGATATTAGTTTGGTTATATACATTTTATTATTGTTCGGAACTATGAACTTAATTGGTGCAACACTTACACTTCCAGGTATTGCAGGTATAATTCTTTCTATAGGTATGGCCGTTGACGCCAATGTAGTAATATTTGAGAGAATTAAAGAAGAAATCAGATTAGGTAAATCGGTTAGAAGTTCGGTTGAATCAGGATTTAAACGAGCACTTACTACAGTAATGGATGCTAATATTACAACTCTTATTGCAGGTATTGTATTGTATGCATTTGGTACAGGTCCAATAAAAGGTTTTGCTGTTACACTTATAATTGGTTTGATAGCATCACTTATTACAGCTGTATTTATTACTAGATACTTACTTAAATTACTAGTAGGATCAAGTAAAGCTATAGCAAAAAACAAATCACTATTTGGTGTTAAGGTTAAGGAGGTAGCGTAA
- the secF gene encoding protein translocase subunit SecF: protein MNIIKSRKIFFAISLAIILIGLVTMGVKGLNQGIDFTGGTLVQIDFGKEVPVNELRMITDELDAKTDIIHAGDGNHEVIIKTTKDLDNKERLAFFEKFAAKYDLNEADNLIQSQKFKPSIGDEIRQSAYISIFIATLCMLLYITVRFEFKFGVAAVVALVHDVLVALAVYAVLQIPITSSFVAAILTIVGYSINDTIVVFDRIRENRKYFKRNAQEELVNKSIAQTIVRSINTSATTLITILCLYIFGVEAIQDFALPLIVGVAVGTYSSIFIASPVWYMLTKKFKSKSARA from the coding sequence ATGAATATTATTAAAAGTAGAAAAATATTTTTTGCAATATCATTAGCGATCATCCTCATAGGCCTTGTTACTATGGGAGTTAAAGGGTTGAATCAAGGTATAGACTTTACGGGTGGTACATTGGTTCAAATTGACTTTGGTAAAGAGGTTCCAGTTAATGAATTGAGAATGATTACAGATGAATTAGATGCTAAGACAGACATTATTCATGCTGGTGATGGAAACCATGAAGTAATAATAAAAACTACAAAAGACTTAGACAATAAAGAGCGTTTAGCTTTTTTTGAAAAGTTTGCTGCTAAGTACGACTTAAATGAAGCTGATAATTTGATTCAGTCTCAAAAATTCAAGCCAAGTATTGGTGATGAAATTAGACAATCAGCTTATATTTCTATATTCATAGCAACACTTTGCATGTTATTGTATATAACTGTTAGATTTGAGTTTAAATTTGGTGTAGCTGCGGTTGTAGCACTAGTACATGACGTTTTAGTTGCACTTGCAGTTTATGCAGTACTTCAAATTCCAATTACAAGCTCATTTGTTGCAGCGATACTTACAATAGTTGGTTATTCTATAAATGATACTATTGTTGTATTTGATAGAATTAGAGAGAACAGAAAATACTTTAAAAGAAATGCTCAGGAAGAATTAGTTAATAAGAGTATAGCTCAGACTATAGTTCGTTCTATTAATACATCGGCAACTACTCTTATTACTATATTATGTTTATATATCTTTGGTGTTGAGGCTATTCAAGATTTCGCATTGCCACTTATTGTAGGGGTTGCAGTTGGAACATATTCTTCAATATTTATAGCAAGTCCAGTATGGTATATGCTTACAAAGAAATTTAAATCTAAATCGGCAAGAGCTTAA
- a CDS encoding adenine phosphoribosyltransferase, with the protein MDLRSKIRNVQDFPKEGIGFKDITTVLKDGQAWKFCIDDIKNNLEKDNIEFDLVVGPEARGFLVGAPLAYATETGFIPVRKPGKLPAETVKFEYDLEYGTDVLEMHKDAIYEGARVVIADDLLATGGTVEAVVNMIESLGGEVVALCFMIELDFLKAREKFAKYPIYSLVHYDGE; encoded by the coding sequence ATGGATTTACGATCGAAAATTAGAAATGTACAAGATTTTCCGAAAGAGGGTATTGGTTTTAAAGATATCACTACGGTTTTAAAAGATGGACAAGCGTGGAAATTTTGTATAGATGATATCAAGAATAATCTTGAAAAAGACAATATCGAGTTTGATCTAGTTGTTGGACCAGAAGCGAGAGGTTTTTTAGTAGGAGCACCTTTAGCTTATGCAACTGAAACTGGATTTATTCCAGTTAGAAAACCTGGTAAATTACCGGCAGAGACGGTTAAATTTGAATATGATTTAGAATATGGAACAGATGTGCTTGAGATGCACAAAGACGCGATTTACGAGGGTGCTAGAGTAGTTATAGCAGATGACTTGCTTGCGACAGGAGGAACTGTTGAAGCCGTTGTAAATATGATTGAATCTTTGGGTGGAGAAGTTGTTGCACTTTGTTTCATGATAGAACTTGATTTTCTTAAGGCAAGAGAAAAGTTCGCTAAATATCCAATTTATTCTTTAGTTCATTATGATGGAGAGTAA
- a CDS encoding bifunctional (p)ppGpp synthetase/guanosine-3',5'-bis(diphosphate) 3'-pyrophosphohydrolase, producing MASEYLSVDYLIEKIEEYNPEGDFEIIVRAYDLAKKSHDGQLRNSGEEFFMHPYNVALILAELKMDIATIASALLHDVVEDTEITKEDIADEFGEEIAYLVEGVTKLTKMTYHSKEERLAENMRKMVIAMSKDIRVIIIKLADRVHNMRTLEYMSEAKKREKALEVVEIYAPIANRLGIFKIKWELEDLSLRFLDPDGYYNLVEKVSMKRQEREKYINEVSEALKEKLDQMGIENEIYGRPKHFYSIYKKMVYKNKDFDQIFDLIAIRVIVDSVKDCYGVLGIVHTLWKPLPRRFKDYIATPKANMYQSLHTTVIGPNGGTFEIQIRTKDMHRTAEYGIAAHWMYKEGVQEPEKMDQKLNWIMQMLEWQKETKDPKEFMESLKIDLYQDEVFVFTPKGDVINLPQGSTPLDFAYRVHTAVGNACVGAKVDGKIVPIEYKLKNGNIIEVLTSPKSHGPSRDWLKIVKSNQAKNKINQFFKRADRDQNIIKGKSMIEKEIKRLEYKIPEAVKEDWLEKIVEKNKMPDVEALYNSLGYGSMTLNQVMAKIKDFYEEKYGQKEAEATLLEKLEKGPTKPDERRKNDQGILVRGVDNIKVKFAKCCNPVPGDEIVGYITKGRGVSVHRKDCPNIKHVSEQGRFIEVEWDQVEEISFGAEIQIKALDERGLLYEVTKMISEANLYVSSLNARTNKDKTTFINITIEIKGIDQLNTLMKKIKALKEVIDVYRVIS from the coding sequence ATGGCAAGCGAATATCTATCAGTAGATTATTTGATTGAAAAAATAGAAGAATATAATCCAGAAGGTGATTTTGAAATCATAGTAAGAGCTTATGATCTTGCGAAAAAATCACATGATGGTCAACTTAGAAATTCTGGTGAAGAATTTTTTATGCATCCCTATAATGTGGCACTAATATTAGCTGAATTAAAAATGGACATAGCTACTATAGCAAGTGCATTGTTACACGATGTTGTAGAGGATACCGAAATAACAAAAGAAGATATAGCAGATGAATTTGGTGAAGAAATAGCATATTTAGTTGAGGGTGTTACCAAATTAACAAAAATGACGTATCATTCTAAAGAAGAAAGACTAGCTGAGAATATGCGTAAAATGGTAATAGCTATGTCTAAAGATATCAGAGTAATAATTATTAAATTGGCAGACCGGGTTCACAACATGAGAACGCTAGAGTATATGTCAGAAGCTAAAAAAAGAGAAAAAGCATTAGAGGTAGTAGAAATATATGCTCCCATTGCTAATAGATTAGGTATTTTTAAGATAAAGTGGGAATTAGAGGATCTTTCGCTTAGATTTTTAGATCCAGATGGATATTATAATTTAGTAGAGAAAGTTTCAATGAAGAGGCAAGAACGTGAGAAATACATTAATGAAGTTAGTGAGGCTCTTAAAGAAAAATTAGATCAAATGGGAATAGAAAATGAAATTTATGGACGACCAAAACATTTCTATAGTATATATAAGAAAATGGTGTACAAAAATAAAGACTTTGATCAGATTTTTGATTTAATAGCGATACGTGTTATTGTAGATTCTGTTAAAGATTGTTATGGAGTTCTAGGTATTGTTCATACGCTTTGGAAACCTCTTCCTAGGAGATTTAAAGATTATATAGCTACACCAAAGGCTAATATGTACCAATCACTTCATACTACTGTTATAGGTCCAAATGGCGGCACATTTGAAATTCAAATTCGTACAAAAGATATGCATAGAACTGCAGAATATGGTATAGCGGCACATTGGATGTATAAAGAAGGTGTTCAAGAACCTGAAAAGATGGACCAAAAGCTTAATTGGATTATGCAAATGTTAGAATGGCAAAAAGAGACAAAAGATCCTAAAGAGTTTATGGAATCATTGAAGATAGATTTGTATCAAGATGAGGTTTTTGTATTTACGCCTAAAGGAGATGTTATTAATTTGCCACAAGGTTCTACTCCATTGGATTTTGCATATAGAGTGCATACTGCTGTTGGGAATGCTTGTGTAGGTGCAAAGGTTGATGGGAAAATAGTTCCAATTGAATACAAACTCAAAAATGGAAATATTATAGAGGTGCTCACTTCACCTAAATCACATGGGCCAAGTCGTGACTGGCTTAAAATAGTTAAGAGTAATCAAGCTAAAAATAAAATTAATCAATTTTTCAAGAGAGCGGATAGAGATCAAAATATCATAAAGGGCAAAAGTATGATAGAAAAAGAGATTAAGAGGCTTGAATATAAAATTCCAGAAGCAGTGAAAGAAGATTGGCTTGAAAAAATTGTTGAGAAGAATAAAATGCCGGATGTAGAAGCGTTGTACAATTCACTAGGTTATGGTAGTATGACACTTAACCAAGTTATGGCAAAGATTAAAGATTTTTATGAAGAAAAATATGGACAAAAAGAAGCAGAAGCAACACTTTTAGAGAAACTAGAAAAAGGACCAACAAAGCCTGATGAAAGAAGGAAGAATGATCAGGGAATACTGGTAAGAGGTGTCGACAATATAAAGGTTAAGTTTGCGAAATGTTGCAACCCAGTTCCAGGCGATGAGATTGTAGGATATATTACTAAAGGTAGAGGAGTTTCTGTTCATAGGAAAGATTGTCCTAATATAAAGCATGTTTCAGAACAAGGTCGTTTCATAGAAGTAGAGTGGGATCAAGTTGAAGAGATTTCTTTCGGTGCGGAGATTCAAATAAAAGCACTTGATGAAAGAGGTTTACTATATGAAGTTACAAAAATGATTTCAGAGGCTAATTTATATGTGTCATCTTTAAATGCACGTACAAATAAGGACAAGACTACGTTCATAAATATAACTATAGAAATAAAGGGCATAGATCAATTAAATACTTTAATGAAGAAAATAAAGGCATTAAAAGAAGTAATAGATGTATATAGAGTCATATCATAA
- the dtd gene encoding D-aminoacyl-tRNA deacylase, with product MRSVVQRAKEAKVYVEGEIVGAIDHGLMVLVGVEPDDEQVDLEFMADKIANLRIFEDENDKMNLSVKDVGGKILLVSQFTLMGDCRKGRRPNFMGAARPEKANPTFEALKTKLETQYDLEVETGKFGAHMKVDFVNDGPVTLLLDSKKIF from the coding sequence ATGAGAAGTGTGGTTCAGAGAGCAAAGGAAGCTAAAGTTTACGTTGAAGGTGAAATTGTTGGAGCTATAGATCATGGTTTGATGGTTTTAGTAGGAGTAGAGCCGGATGATGAGCAGGTTGATTTGGAATTTATGGCAGATAAAATCGCTAATTTGAGGATTTTTGAAGATGAAAATGATAAGATGAATTTATCTGTTAAAGATGTTGGTGGTAAAATACTTTTAGTTTCACAATTTACATTGATGGGTGATTGTAGAAAGGGTAGACGACCAAATTTTATGGGTGCAGCTAGACCAGAAAAGGCAAATCCTACATTTGAGGCACTTAAAACTAAGTTAGAAACGCAATATGATTTAGAGGTTGAAACAGGTAAGTTTGGTGCACATATGAAGGTAGATTTTGTAAATGATGGTCCAGTTACATTGCTTTTAGATAGTAAAAAAATATTTTAG
- a CDS encoding MBL fold metallo-hydrolase, which yields MIQIQALKVGLMMANCYIIYDDETLESLVVDPGGNPETIEEFVNNRNLKVQKILLTHGHGDHIGGVKGLAEALDVPVWVHEDDRELMESAEKNLSIMLHLGEITYDANVYFNEKTNLEFAGRRVKIIHTPGHTEGSSSFLIEKDLFVGDTLFFRSVGRTDLYAGNLEKLENSIKNKIYSLEEDVVIYPGHGPKTNVKDEKEQNRYVKFEG from the coding sequence ATGATACAGATACAAGCATTAAAAGTAGGACTTATGATGGCAAATTGCTATATAATTTATGATGATGAGACGTTAGAATCATTAGTTGTGGATCCAGGTGGTAATCCTGAGACGATTGAAGAATTTGTAAATAACAGAAATCTAAAAGTTCAAAAAATATTGTTGACACACGGGCATGGTGATCATATTGGTGGAGTTAAAGGATTAGCAGAAGCGTTAGATGTACCTGTTTGGGTTCATGAAGATGATAGGGAATTAATGGAAAGTGCAGAGAAAAACCTCTCTATAATGCTTCATTTGGGTGAAATAACTTATGATGCAAATGTTTACTTTAATGAAAAAACAAATCTTGAATTTGCAGGTCGAAGAGTTAAGATAATTCATACTCCAGGACATACTGAGGGAAGTAGTTCATTTTTAATAGAAAAGGACTTATTTGTTGGCGATACTTTATTTTTTAGATCTGTTGGAAGAACTGATCTTTATGCTGGAAATTTAGAAAAACTTGAAAATTCAATAAAAAATAAAATTTACAGTTTAGAAGAGGATGTAGTGATTTATCCTGGACATGGTCCGAAAACTAATGTTAAAGATGAGAAAGAACAAAATAGATATGTTAAATTTGAGGGATAA
- the hemZ gene encoding coproporphyrinogen dehydrogenase HemZ → MKLGVFIQKIYKDSLSELIRALFTDDEYVLVEDLKEMEKFNERLDIDIDNKNISVTLTIGEQKYIKTLNISKQFSEIILKERSSINFYVKKLCYEHITKYYGRISPWGILTGVRPVKLVHKMKRENWADDRVIDELCQKFLVSIENAELISDIANRELKIINDSKGKASLYISIPFCPSKCVYCSFPTHVYSKWKHLENEYIDALCDEIERFSKYIKEPIHTVYIGGGTPSSITRKSIKQMLEAIENNVNLSNVIEFTYEAGRPDTIDEELLMMLKKYGVTRLSINPQTFNDEILKKMGRTHSAKSIVYAYNLARKYDFDINMDLILGLPDEDAESYRITLEKIIELSPENVTIHSLAIKRAAELKHFISKYSFMESKTIEKLVEESLDLLSREGYSSYYLYRQQHISGNLANIGYAKEHKMGIYNILMMEEVHPIYSFGVGGVSKIFESEKNKFKSVPNFRDIVPYLERFEEMLEKKIEILTNN, encoded by the coding sequence ATGAAACTAGGTGTATTTATTCAAAAAATTTATAAAGATTCTTTATCAGAGCTCATTAGAGCTCTTTTTACTGATGATGAGTATGTATTGGTCGAAGATTTAAAGGAAATGGAAAAATTTAATGAGCGTTTGGATATCGATATAGACAATAAAAATATAAGTGTTACGCTAACTATTGGAGAACAAAAATATATCAAAACATTGAATATTAGCAAACAATTTTCTGAAATAATTTTGAAAGAAAGAAGCAGTATTAATTTTTATGTAAAGAAATTATGCTATGAGCATATAACAAAATACTATGGCAGAATATCACCTTGGGGAATATTGACTGGAGTTAGACCAGTAAAATTAGTTCACAAAATGAAACGCGAAAACTGGGCAGATGATCGTGTAATAGATGAACTTTGTCAAAAATTTTTAGTGTCTATAGAAAATGCGGAACTCATATCAGATATAGCTAATAGAGAATTAAAGATTATAAATGATTCTAAAGGGAAGGCGAGTTTGTATATTAGTATACCATTTTGTCCTAGCAAATGTGTTTATTGCTCTTTTCCGACTCATGTATATAGTAAATGGAAACATCTGGAGAACGAATATATAGATGCATTGTGCGATGAAATTGAAAGATTTTCAAAGTATATAAAAGAACCTATTCATACAGTTTATATAGGCGGAGGCACCCCCTCTTCTATAACTAGAAAATCAATTAAGCAAATGCTAGAGGCTATAGAGAATAATGTGAATTTGTCAAATGTGATAGAGTTTACATATGAAGCTGGAAGACCGGATACTATAGATGAAGAATTGTTAATGATGCTAAAAAAATATGGAGTAACTAGGTTGAGTATAAATCCTCAGACTTTTAATGACGAAATTCTAAAGAAAATGGGACGCACTCATTCTGCGAAGTCTATAGTGTATGCTTATAATTTAGCTAGAAAATATGATTTTGATATAAATATGGATTTGATATTAGGATTGCCAGATGAGGATGCAGAGAGTTATAGAATTACTTTAGAAAAGATTATAGAGCTCTCGCCAGAAAATGTTACGATACATTCGTTAGCTATAAAAAGAGCTGCGGAGCTGAAACATTTTATAAGTAAATATAGTTTTATGGAGTCTAAAACGATAGAGAAGCTCGTAGAAGAAAGTTTAGACTTGCTGAGTAGAGAAGGGTATAGCTCGTATTATCTTTATAGACAGCAACATATCAGTGGAAATTTAGCGAATATTGGCTATGCTAAGGAGCACAAAATGGGAATTTATAATATATTGATGATGGAAGAGGTTCATCCGATATATTCTTTTGGAGTTGGAGGAGTTTCTAAGATATTTGAAAGTGAAAAAAACAAATTCAAATCTGTTCCAAATTTTCGAGATATAGTGCCTTATTTGGAGCGATTTGAGGAGATGTTAGAGAAGAAAATAGAAATCTTGACAAATAATTAA